taaagtgttattaaCCTAGATCCAAAACTATCTAGCTATGACACAACCAGGAATGAAGCCCTTGATTAGTTCCAACCTATCAATTTCCAAGACTAACATGCTATTTTctataagaagaaaacagaatagtcATAACTACTATAAAATCTAACTCTCAGACCTTAAGAATGAATGATTGATGAACAAAGTTTCTGGACTTGATTAAAAAGATATAGGAAACCAAAGAAGGCATGGAATTGATGACAAGTGTATCTGTAATGCAGCATACACtacagtaaattatttttcatggctCTAAATTGGGTCATTCAAGTCTTTTACCCcaacttaattttaaagatttgacaAGTGATAATATgctattttcatatataaactgCTAATATCCAGTATTTGTCAAAAGGAGGCAACTGTTGTCTATCACAATCTAATACCCACTTTCCAATGGTGTCTGTAAATAGTAACAAATTCTGAACCATAAGTTATAGAAATTAGTCACAAGAGTGCAAAAAATCCCTGGAGAGAAGTAGTCCACCTAACAATTACAAATATAAGGAAACACTTTACAAAGTTTCATTACTATGAAGATGATTTCCCCTTTGTTCAAACTTTGAACAAATGAAGGATTTTTCTTTACTGCAGGAAACAAACTGTAAGTAACAGTGCATTTTTAGGCATAAGTATTTATGTCTGGTTCCAGTATGGTCAGGTTAATACATAAATACTTTAGAAACACAGAAGTTCACATTAGTGGAAAAATCCAAGTTTCTCACGTAACCATTCTTCGGTTAGGTCTTCGGTATTTCTTATTTCGAATACCTTAAGAAAAGAACCTTAGGTCATACTTtggcactcaaaaaataaataaatacacacactatatatgtGAGTATTAAAAAATTctccttctttcattcatgtcGGTCATGACTTCTCTTTGTAAATTAGATATACCTTTACTTTTTGAAATGCTAAGTAATGTATTACCAAAGTTTAGCAATCAAGACGGCATAAAACCAAAACTCTTATCTTAAAAGTACAAATCTATGAATATTCTAAAAGAACAGTCCTGTACATCTTACCCACTAGGAGAGATACCACGAGTACACACAACTAAAATCAATCTAGCTAGTTAGTAAGTGGAAGAATATATGCTGGTCTTCCATAGTTGGAGGAAACACAAGCTGTAGATTGTTTTAAAAGGATGGACTACAGGTCCACAGCACAAAACTCTGCAAGaatctgtatacacacacaggcCCAGGAAGTATAATGGCTGTAAAGAAGCGATGTAATAGAGCAGAAAAGATGGGATCGAAGCCAATGTGGGTTTGAATCCTAGGTCTGTCATTTACTATCATGGACAACTCTTGGACAACAGTTTCATCGTCTAAATCTCAGTTCTTCCATCTACAGAATAGGAATATCACCATCAAACTCACATGATTGTGTTGAACACTCAATGTAATTATTTGTAAAAGTAACTTATAAATTCTAATGCCTTAGTTCCAGCACTTGATGGTGTGCGTGGGATTAGAACAGAAATGAGGTTGTTAATACGGCTCCCTCCTAACAAACTAACCCCCTTAGAGCAACTCCAGGGTGTTCCTATGgtacaaatgagaaaaagtagTGTTGATAAGTTGGTGGTGTCAATGACAATCACATAAGATAAAGGGAAAAGGCCAAGGGCACTTAAACAACATCTCCTGGGTTGATAATTAAACACTTAGGGGGAAAACACTGACACTGcccttaaaataaaacctaaaaggaaattttatttaatattgtttcaGTGATATACTATTCCATTTCAAAACCTTAAAAGTATATACTGTGTCAACTCAAACTAATGCATGGAAGTTATATAAAGTATGAGAACAAGTACCCCTCTTACTGTTAAACTTCAACAATGCCATGAAACAATGGGGGAATGTTAAATCTTAAGCAAGGTGTCTCATATAAAACAGAATGGTCTAGCATAGTAAAGCTCATAAGTATTCTTACCAATTAATTTTAGACTTTGGTACTATATACAGTTAACTGCGTTAATAGGGAATTTCTGCACAGAATTTGGTTCATTTAGCCTATGGTAAAGGGCTCTCAGAAGCTTCAATGCTTACTTTTATCTACTAGAGATGACATTATGGAAGATGAAAAAACTCTCAATAGACTGAATTAGTGGCAGTAGCTTTTCTAAAGCTGcctatattttaaatgtgatttcttcTAATCAacttataatttcttttcaaaaaacacattttgattAAAGACTTCTATCAttctgggtagcctgggtggctcagtggtttagcgccaccttcagtccagggtgtgatcctggagacccaggattgagtccgacgtcaggcttcctgcatggagcctgtttctccctctgcctgtgtctctgcctctctttctctctccccctctctctcgtgaataaataaataaaatcttaaaaaaaaaaaaaaagacttctatcATTCTATTTTCAAACAGTAAAACTTTCTATATTTACTGTTCTGTTCTAAATAACTTTCACCTGCATAAAAAATACTTAACTCTTCAGATTACTTTAGCTATTGCTCTAATAGTGAGAGAAAAATATTGTCTCTACAaccaagtaaaatataaataccacCTTGGTTAGTTCAGCTGTTTGGACTAGCTTATTCTTACTCCCAGCATACATCATCTGTTGTTCAGGCTTACACCCTGGAAAAGAGATTAGTATAGAAATGAGACTTAGCTTTTGAAAAAGTGATGGGctttcattttttacttctaaaatggcatatttaggattttctttgcTATCAGGCTTACAAAAAACTTCAGTCTAAATGTGTATGGTGTATTTCAAGAGTCTTAAACTGCATACTGCCTGCATGGAGCCATTGCTAAATGACAAGTCCATaggttgataaaaataaatgtggctaGGTCTCTGCAGATCTTTTAGAACCTTGTAAATACTTAAGAAGCTTTCAGAATAACCTAATTTTGACATTAAATATCAAGATCAATTTTATGGATGCCAAACATATACAGGTTTAGGGATGGTGATGGATCATTGTGGGGAGACCTGTCCTGAAAAAGTTACATTGTGGGGAGACCTGTCTTTAACTTACATATTAAGTTAAAAAGGTACTGCAGTATATTTTAAGTGCTAAATAAACGATACAGGTAGTAAAGTTTAGAGAAAAGTTCAGAAAGTTTATTGTGGGCTTTAAATGGTGGTTACTGGGAGTTCTGGTGATAATGGATATATCTTAAGTAACAATAAGCCACTTTAATATCCAATGTAAGCTACTCTGGGACTTTTCTCAAGGTTCTAGGCATATCATCAGTAAGtactattttaaagataaacacaaatatatatcaTGATTATACATTAAGTTCATGTACTTATacacaaaacttaaaaagaaaatatatgttggtattttaaaatgtcacatttcaAATTCCTTAAAATGTATGTATGATTTGACTAAACAATTacacttctagaaatttatcctaagaaaaCAAGCAAGTTCTCAAGAATGGATATGTTATAGTAACTTTGTTCTAGGGCTGAATTCATGTGCATACATACCTTTTAGGCTATTCAACACTTCACATCTTTAAAACAAGCATAACATTTGTCTCCTATAAAAATGGTTTAATTAGATCAGATCCAAATAATGCACTATTTAAAGAAATTCACTCACCAACAGGACTggagaaaataaagcacagaggATATGAAACTCTTCCATCATCATGTTGGTATTTATAACTATACACAATGAAGGTTTTTCTCAagttaaagaaactaaaattactGTTCTATTTGATACAAGTACTTACCAACaaagttctgaaagaaaacacatatttagGGTGCTAATGAATGGTAAATTTCTGTCCTATCCATTTGAGCCATATCTTTATCTTATCATTATCTTTCCACAAAAGCATACATGAGCCCCGAAATTACAGAAACATAtaatctctcaaaaataaattataaaagtatgGATTTAgggtggatttttttctatttactgtaAACACATAATAAcagaaggaattttttaaaaaggaaataattcatcCCACTAAAATGTCAACTTCCCATTTTTCTTAGTCCAGTATGTGAGTACCTACTTTAATTGTGATCATGTTGTAGAAGAAGATTTTGTAAAATATagggcttttaaaaattgaacaaacCAACTTCATAATAAAATTCTGAccactaaagaaaacaaatctattaAAAGCACTAAGAAAAGGATATCGAGGTTGTCGTTCAGGCAGTTCATCTTTAAGTTCATCTGGTGAAATGCCCTGGCAccataaagaaaaacaacttttaaacatttttctaaccCATAAATACTTAAGAGATATGCCAAACAACCATTCTACTAATAGATATAAATTCATAACCATATACCACAATGCAAAATCTTATGTTACTAAATTGTATATAAACTGAGATTACTAAACCCTCAATCCACTGAAAGCCCACTCAGTTTAGTTCTGTTTATTAACATGCTCATGTTCCAGTTGTCAGGAAATAATAAGATTAATAAGCTACCTTTCAAAGGAAACATCAATGTCTGatttaagggggaaaaagttaatttctttttagtctAAATTAGTTACTTAATTTGACAAACTAAATGCTTAGGTTATaagcattttagtttttaattactGGTCAAGCAATTTAGAAGTTATACTGGACATGTAGCTCTAACTTCTACCACTTACTACCCTGAATTTCAGTAATGTTTTAAAGGTGATTCAATTAACAAGACAATGTGCTACAAAATAATTAGCACATGGTTTTCATGCATAATGAGCATGTATTTAGACTCATTATAAAAGTACATGTAACTAACATAGCATCTTTTAGGCAATAGTAAGTGCTTAACTATAAAAATGTACTTAGCAGGTCAAACAAACCTCAAGCTCTTCATCCAGTACCACCAGGCGTTTATCCTTATCAAtcttcactaaaataaaaatatagtataagTAAACTGTGATTCTAATGTGACCTTGATCTACCCAACCCACGGATTCTCAGCCCTTTCTCTGGcatctaaaattaaaacattaagaaacaCAAACATAAAACTCATTTGCAGTTTAGTTTATGGTCTATTAGCTAGCTGTGCTTTTCAAGCAGTCAGCATTTAAAGGCTTTTACCCATAATTTGCATCACCTAATTTGCTTATTTAGAGTTTTATGTCAGCTCCTTATATTTCCTGTGTATCTGAAGAATTCTGTAACTCAAATGCAACTTCCTACATAAGGTCCGAAAGGGTGACTGCAAACATGATTGGTCTATATAACGTGGTTAGAACTGCCGGAAAAAGCAGACCAGAAATTAAGACAGAACCACCAAAAATTCCCTGCTTCTCCGGAGTCAAGATTTCATAGTGCAGTATGATTATTATGAGATACAAGATTATCAAATAGCAGTTATAtctatattcaaatatatgtaaCAATCCAAAGCCAAATGAAGTATATTTAGATAACCTAtgcctttattcttttctattactGTGAAAAGCCGGCCATTTTTGGTTTTGCACTGATTTCATAGTAAATTCTTatagaaagatctcaaatatcTTTACCTTTTGCAGCAAAATGGCACTGACAtgaattttcacttttaagaacTGTATGTCTCTGTTGTAGGATTTATTTGTAATAGAGCCAAAACTCATGACAAGTTGTCACTACCTCAATTCACATCTGCCAGATCCCTCTCTCTTAAGCATAGTCTATAGAGTTCTGCACTGTTACCCCCTTGACTTTCCCCTTCAGCTTTCTAAATCACTACTCCCATACCAAATATAACTTAAGAACATAAAAGAAATCTGCATAACATCAGATACAGTTCACAGTGGGAGAGGCAATATGCAAATAATTCTTTCCATTGTCAGAAGTCAGTGACACTTAAAAGTATGCTCTATAAAACTGGGGCTCAAGTCTAGAATTGAAATAAGGCCTCAAATCACTTTGAAGACAAAGCTGAACACTTAACCATTTCAGGTGCAGGTAAAGGTTTCTGGTTGAGATTGAATGACTGGGCAATTTTTAGTCTCCTGAGAAGTTAAAGGATGGAGTCGGATGGGTCACTACAATGACCAAGTGACTAAGATCATTTTCTCCAGAGCTGTGTAGGCAGCTGAGGAAGAAGGTAAGCACTCCACCTCTGTTCTGTGTTAACAgctgttacttattttttaaagtgatctaaaagaaagggagaggattAAAACAGAAGGAGGCAAATTATTTCCTAAAAGCTCAATTTATTCAATGTAGCTTGTAAGATAAAAATCAACTAAGACCATGTAACTGAGGCGATCACGTTTAGCTTACTTATAATGGcagcattgtttgtttctttgcgaAAACGAAACTTTCTCAGCTTTTCCACTAAATCTTCAGCAACATCACAAACCACCAAAGACTcactctagaaaagaaaaaaaaaaaagatgcataaaaTGCCATGACTTCAATACAATTAACCAAGGTCATGTTAAAGTTATAAAAGCTAatacctttctttaaaaacatacactGACATCTACATACGTCACAACTATGTGAGTTAACATgaaacacacaattttttttttttaagattttatttattcatgagagacacacacagaaaaaggcagagacacaggcagagggagacgcaggttccatgcagggagcccgacgtgggactcaaccccgggtctccaggatcatgccctgggcttaaggtgctaaaccgctgaaccactcgAGCTGCCCTTAAACACACAAATAATTAAAGAGCTCTTAAATCTACCAACCTTTGTATCTACATTAATTAAACACACTTGTTCATCTTATATGTATGTTATACTTTAACTTTTTCTTTGGCTAATCTAGTTCTCAAAGAACTAGATGCAATAATGTGCAACTTCATCAGaaccagagaggaagagaagaatatAGGAAATACAAGGATCACTGTCTGCTGTTAGAAAGTATattttttgggacacctgggtggctcagtggttgagtgtctgtttggcccaggacatgatcctggtaTCCCAGGAtccgagtcccactttgggctccctgcatggagcctgcttctcctccctctgcctatgtctctctctctctctctctctctctctctctctctctgtgtctctcatgaataaataaaatcttaaaaaaaaaaaaaaaaagaattatgaaagggagatgcctggctggctcagtctgtagagagtgcaactcttgacctcagggtcatgagttcaagtcccacactgggtgtagagattacttaaaaaaaggaactatgaAAGCAAAACCagatgaaacaaatataaaaactaaaagaaccctttaaaaattatgaaaaaatgttaGAGATTCTTCTCCAGAAATGCAGTAAGGAAATTACTAAAAGCACTCTTTTAGTAATGCAGATGTATTACTGATTCCAAGGAAGAGCATGGAAAGCGTCTTTCCTCCTTTCATTAATGTGTAAAACTTCAAACACATACAAAAGGAGAGAGTAGTATGGTGGAACCCTATGCACCTATAATTCAGCTTCAAACATTATCAACACACAGCCAATCTTACTTCATCAATACTCTCAATACTGCCCGATGGTCTGCCACACAGCAAAAGGCCTGAAGTCATTTCAACTGTAAAAATTTTTGTATGTATCACAAAAATGACAGCATGTGCCATTACAATATAAGGACAACAAGATTATcacacctaaaaaaaaacaaacaataattcTAGCCTCAAATAATCAAACAGAATTCAAATTCCCCttactgtttgttttgttttcctccaacAGCTGGTTTGAGTCAGGTACCAAATAAGGTCCACATTCTTTGATCTTTTCATGCATAAGTCATCCCCCCCCACCTTAAGAGAGTTAGAACAGTTCTGAGACCAATGCTAAATAACCCAAGATTAAGGTCTccaattttaagttaaaatacaaatttaataaaagcctgcttttttttttaagattttatttatttattcatgatagacacagagagagagagagagagagagagaggcagagagagaagcaggctccatgcagagagctcgacGAGGGACTGGAGCCCGAcacggtactcgatcccgggactccaggatcacgccctgggtcgaaggcaaaAGCCTGCTTTCTTGACCCCATGTTGGGTAAATGAGAGCATAAGTTAAAGCAGGAAATAGCTATCAATTTTAAATTGTCCTTTAAATTCAGAACACTGGTAATTGTAAGGTATGATACCATAGGATATGCTATTTACAATTAGAAAGGACATCCCACCAACAAGTATTAGCCAATGAATAAGGCTCCTGTGTGACTCAATATGCACATCCTATTAGTTTTCCTTAGAGAAAGAGATGCTAAGTCATATGGAGCTTCCTGAAAGTAGTATTCAACCCTAGTCtatcttttctatcttttaagaaagatacagaaattaaaaaactaaaatttccaTTCTCTCTTCAACCAAAAGTACAACTATGAGtgaaactaataaatattttagattccTCTTTAGGCAACGACCAATTAATCACAAAAGTATTATCTTCCAGCTTTGATACTCAGAACTGCTTGTGCAATCCTGACATTCTAAGGACCAGGAACCCAGTGAAAAACATGCtgtgatttaatttatatagCTCTTTTGGGGGCTATCTTCACCCCTCTCAATACATAATAAGGCCAAAAATTCCTTCCTACAAAAAAAGGACCCAGGCTCAGTCAGTTCTAATTGCTTACAGTTAGTAGAAGCATTTAAGAATGAGTATAACACCCTGCAAACAACTCTATATGGCAAGTATTAACACACAGTTAAGAGGAGTGTTGAGCTCAAGTGTTCACTTATCGGTTTAACCAGATAAGGAACATTTAGTGAGTGTAAGCACTGAGCTAAGTGCTAGGGATACaatcctataaaataaataaataatatgggtCTGTCCTCAGGGAGCTTCTGATATAGTGTAGTAGAGAACATACCTATAGAGAACAGACCTACATCAAAAGGATCAGGAAAACATACACTTGTTTGCACCTGTGATAAGAACTAGGCAGGAGAGACATGGACTGCTACACGAACTTGAGACTAGGGAAGAATAGCATGGGCATAAAAGGTCTGTCTTAAAAGGtaactgaacaaaaaaaaaaacaaaaaaaacggtATCTGAAGGACAAAAACTGGCTAGGCAAAGACCTTTGATTAAAGCAATCATGGCATATCTAAGATAATGAAAGGCCAGCGTGACTCAAGCATAGAGAATGAGCAGGTATACATGGTATAAGAGCAGGTATACATGGTATAAGAGGAGGTTGGGTTGGGGCTGGACCACATAGGGCCCAGTGGGTCATATTTTGGTCTTTATCCTATGAGCAAAGGGAAGCCAGTGAAATGTTTTAAGCAAAGTGGTGATGTTTGaaacatgatcagatttgcatgCAGGAAACAGGCAGAGTGCCAAGATGAATAGAGCAAGACTAGTTACTTGGCAAACCTAGTCCCAAGTGAGAGACGAAAAGTAGCTTGGGTTGATGAAGATCGAGAGAAATAGGGAAATACTGCTAATGAACAGTTAATATCTATTAAACACAATGAGTGAAACACAGTGCTGTCTTTTACATGCATCATACTCAAAACAAGCCTTTAAGATGGTTTTATTATCCCCACTTTGCaagaaactaaggcttagagaGTTATTTCTCCCCCAAAGTTACACAGCCAGTGAAGCCTGATCTTTTAGCCTGATCTCTAGCCACTCTTTTAACCTCTATAAAGGCACTAGTGACAGACTGGACATTGGTGGGGTGAGTTAGGAAAAAAGGGCCACCAAGATGACTGAAGCATCTCACTTGTGTCACAGACTAAATGGCACCTTTCATTGAGTTAAAAAACAATGAGGAACAGCAGTTTtgcagagaaagagcatgagttcTATTTTGGACAAAGTAAGGTCCCGAGGGCGGGTTGGGGGAGGTTTCCTACAGGATAACTGAATAGTGGGATATATAGATCTGAACTGGATCTCAGAAGCAAGTGTAATACAAATTCACAAGTCATCTGCTTATATAGGTAGGAGACAAATGAAGCTGTAAGTGTAAGAAAGGATGGACAAAGAATACAGGGTGGAAAACAAAGCATTAGACTGGAGCTTAGAACTCCTACACGTGATATTCAGGTAAGCAGAACAGTCTGCATGGGACACAAATGGACACCAACAGGAAAAGTAGGAGGAATAAAACAGAAGCCAGGggaaaggcggggggggggggggggggggggggggggggggtggggatgctTCAAAAAGGAGAGAGTAGTCAATTGCCTGGAATGTAGATGAAAAGTCAGGAAAGATGAGAATGAAGACAGTCCCTTGGGTTTGGTGACCATGACACGACCTATACGAAGGAGGTGGGCTGAGAAATGAGTGGGAGGTCAGAGACAGAGGACAGTGGGGGgattgtgttttgtttctaatgAAAGTAGTGAGCACATTTAAACACCTGAtaggaaaaatccagaaaatccTTGTTAGGCAATTTACTTGATTCTCCACGTTATTTTTGAGCGAGGGGTTCAACCTATCCGAGAATGGAAAGCCAAAGCCCCGAGGAGAAGCAAACTAAAGCTTCGGACGGTCACTTTAAGGCTAAGCACCAAAGCCTTGGGTCAAAAGGTTTCCAACTGCCCCCTACCTGAAGAaagcaaggatatggaaaaatccTTTAGGGACAGGCCTGGGAAGGAGGAGACTCAAGCTAAGGCCAGGCGGAGAGAATGGAATCCGAAATTTTCAAGCCCTTCCTGCAAAGGCCGCCAGGCGGAAAATGCTCAGCGCCTATATGCCCCTCAGGCCTGGCCCGCGTCCCGGCAGAGACccgagtgggggtggggggagccttcGCTAGGCCAGACCCCCGGCCCTGCAGTTCAGGCGCTGCAAGCCTCCGTCCTCCAAGACCCGGCGAGGAGCCCTACTGGCCGCACCCCAGTCCCAGGATCGGCGGGGCGCGTCGACCCAGGCCTGGCTGGAGGATGCTGCCCTTAGGCGGGGTGGCAGCGGCGGCGGGGGGAGGCCAGGTCGCTGCTGTGGGCACGCGCCAGCGGCGGGCGGAAGCGGCCGCCGACCCACCCCGGGCGCTGCCCGCCGAGTCCGGCTCCGGCAAACAGcagagcctggctggctggctggcccgGCCCTCCGGCCCCCGCCCTCCCGGCGGCAACTCACCATTTTCCTTCCGGCCGTCAGCAGCTCCTCGCCTTCCCTCGGGCCCCTTTAAGAATGGCACGGCGACCGCCTCCCTTCCTGCCCCGGCGCCTGGCAGAGTCGCCCCCACCCAGCAACGCGACTGGGGCGGGCCGGCACGTGACGGCGGACGGCGGGAGGCGCGGCTCAAACTTCGCCGCAACGCGAGCGCCCTCGTGCTCCGGCTCGCGCTGCTCCTAGGAGAGGAGGTTCTGTCCGTCGGAGAGTGGGGCGGCCGCGCCGAGATGCGCTCGTAACATCCAAGCCCGTTCTCGCTTCCTTTTACCTTTACTCAAACTGAGAGCCGTTTCATGGTGGCACGATTAAGTCAATCATGTCAATGGCAAATAATGCACTGTTGGCCGCAGCCTACCTTCCAAACTTAACTGTCCGCTTTATTTTTTGAGCATGGAGTTCAGTCCGTTCAAGAACAGAAGCCGAAGTCCTCAAGTCCCTCAAAGGTCCCTCAAACCTAGGCACGCCTGTCTTTCCTCCCGTCCTCTCCAGAACCTCCCCACCACCTTCCAGGACTTGGGGATCCATTCCTGTTCTCAGTGGTGTTcatttattgaagtatgattgaaTGAGGATGTCTATACGGGTGTTAATGAAACACTACCTGATGACACTTAAAGAAGTTTCTGTAGGAGGTGCGCACTTACTGGAGCAAGCTAATTTTTGAATGGAGTGAAGTTTGGAAGAGGAAAACTCTGAACTCCAGAATTCATACGGTTACCTCCAATAAAGAAGCTTCCTGGGGCAGGATAGTCGGTGTTTACGGGATGAGCTAGCATcatcc
This Canis lupus familiaris isolate Mischka breed German Shepherd chromosome 8, alternate assembly UU_Cfam_GSD_1.0, whole genome shotgun sequence DNA region includes the following protein-coding sequences:
- the GMFB gene encoding glia maturation factor beta isoform X1; translated protein: MSESLVVCDVAEDLVEKLRKFRFRKETNNAAIIMKIDKDKRLVVLDEELEGISPDELKDELPERQPRTFIVYSYKYQHDDGRVSYPLCFIFSSPVGCKPEQQMMYAGSKNKLVQTAELTKVFEIRNTEDLTEEWLREKLGFFH
- the GMFB gene encoding glia maturation factor beta isoform X2, which produces MSESLVVCDVAEDLVEKLRKFRFRKETNNAAIIMKIDKDKRLVVLDEELEGISPDELKDELPERQPRFIVYSYKYQHDDGRVSYPLCFIFSSPVGCKPEQQMMYAGSKNKLVQTAELTKVFEIRNTEDLTEEWLREKLGFFH